One Apostichopus japonicus isolate 1M-3 chromosome 14, ASM3797524v1, whole genome shotgun sequence genomic window carries:
- the LOC139979528 gene encoding tudor domain-containing protein 3-like isoform X1, with the protein MDAQLKSKGWFLTNEGLDLCKEGLVNPSVDTLIQRALDLDLRLLSSGNHDEANKGKTDAVQGPLIVQIQKIRNVAAPKLNEESNYAPKLLRIQLTDGNTAYSGLLLHTIPKIDMNTAPGTKLLIKGRLLLKQGLMLLDQNNTKVLGGHVDEMVERWKLAKKLSQFTRAIKVEGAPPPWVPFGQRKNMAASHRNDHSGKGGKKSLETTQKDLTETDKAFEEQRKAAIQEVGKHQSKKFGGGKAVPSNQDRMKESRKAYEEKQEVKQVGPANKPNTTQGIYRSLSNDSNKPDEGDIQKITAMGFEREASITALMNSNGNVDGAIDSLLSGGGGGGGGGGGDDRDSRFGDNQGGYRGGGRNFDSRGSGRNFDSRGSGRNFDSRGSGRNFDSRGSGRGFDSRRGGRGGSDSRGRNFEGRGRGRGSDNRRRRGDEDQDEDYPSQPSGGTTLFDFLESKLGKDSNKDAYSAPSSGGNQRPRNYAKEQPNSVRDSGIRFVHGGAEREKEDNRRGGGGGGGGGGGGRGGGGGGGRYDKGTRDDSGPRSNQEHNNPRGPQNDRRTNPRRTDTRPPSDRGGGGGGANRSRHDKGATTNNQRSNQYTLPPRFQKLQEVEPKKGGGPGRQEEREERGGQRREDGGRPQRDPAAPHMNGKHNQGPHGGSGSFRAQQGGHQPNSGYERNQPPPEESNMVRWNIGDMCVAKYWEDNGFYNATITAIHPSGKTCVVHFLEYGNQEEVLVSDIHPLPNPFLGGMPPPQQYPPPNAMMVPQPYHDNRNNFNRGAQQRYNPDQGNNNFYQGGRR; encoded by the exons GTTCCTTACAAACGAAGGACTGGATTTGTGTAAAGAGGGACTGGTCAACCCCTCAGTGGACACTCTTATACAAAGAGCTCTTGAC CTCGACTTGAGACTACTCAGCAGTGGAAACCACGATGAAGCTAATAAAGGGAAAACCGATGCA GTTCAAGGGCCGCTTATCGTCCAGATCCAGAAGATCCGGAATGTTGCGGCTCCAAAACTAAATGAAGAATCCAACTATGCACCAAAACTCCTCAGGATACAACTGACTGATGGCAACACTGCCTACTCAGGCCTTCTACTGCACACTATTCCCAAAATTGA TATGAACACAGCACCAGGTACGAAGCTTCTAATCAAAGGAAGATTACTTCTGAAGCAAGGACTGATGCTCTTAGATCAGAACAACACCAAAGTACTGGGCGGCCATGTCGATGAAATGGTGGAAAGATGGAAACTTGCTAAG AAATTATCTCAGTTTACCAGGGCCATTAAAGTCGAAGGTGCTCCTCCACCATGGGTCCCTTTTGGCCAAAGAAAAAACATGGCAGCTTCTCACAGAAATGACCACAGTGGGAAAG GAGGTAAGAAATCTTTGGAAACCACCCAGAAAGACCTAACCGAGACGGACAAAGCTTTCGAGGAGCAGAGGAAAGCGGCGATTCAGGAAGTCGGAAAGCACCAGAGCAAGAAGTTTGGAGGCGGGAAAGCGGTGCCGTCTAATCAAGACAGGATGAAGGAATCTAGAAAGGCGTACGAGGAGAAGCAGGAAGTCAAGCAAGTAGGACCAGCCAATAAACCGAATACAACTCAGGGAATATACAGGAGTTTATCAAATGAT AGCAATAAACCGGATGAGGGGGATATTCAGAAGATCACTGCTATGGGATTTGAGAGAGAGGCATCAATAACAGCTCTGATGAACAGTAATGGGAATGTGGATGGAGCCATAGACAGCCTACTaagtggaggagggggtggaggagggggtggaggaggag ACGACAGGGACTCGAGGTTTGGAGACAATCAAGGCGGTTACAGAGGTGGCGGTCGAAATTTCGATTCTAGAGGCAGCGGTCGAAACTTTGATTCTAGAGGCAGCGGTCGAAACTTTGATTCTAGAGGCAGTGGTCGAAACTTTGACTCTAGAGGAAGCGGCCGGGGTTTCGATAGCAGAAGAGGAGGAAGGGGTGGTTCGGATTCAAGGGGTAGGAATTTTGAGGGAAGAGGCCGAGGAAGAGGGTCTGACAATCGTCGGAGGAGAGGAGACGAGGATCAAGATGAGGATTACCCATCTCAACCGTCCGGTGGAACCACCTTGTTTGATTTCTTGGAATCAAAGCTTGGTAAAGATTCAAACAAAG ATGCTTACAGTGCTCCTTCCAGCGGCGGAAATCAGAGACCACGAAACTATGCAAAAGAACAACCAAATTCTGTACGAGATTCAGGAATCAGATTTGTTCACGGGGGAGcagagagagaaaaggaggaTAAcaggagaggaggaggaggaggaggaggaggaggaggaggaggaagaggaggaggaggaggaggaggaaggtatGACAAAGGGACCAGAGACGATTCTGGTCCAAGGTCCAATCAAGAACATAACAATCCTAGGGGCCCCCAAAATGACCGGAGGACCAACCCTAGAAGAACCGATACTCGTCCTCCGAGCGAtcgaggaggaggtggaggaggggcGAACAGGTCCAGGCACGACAAAGGCGCGACTACAAATAACCAAAGAAGTAACCAATATACCCTTCCCCCAAGGTTCCAAAAACTGCAAGAGGTTGAACCCAAGAAAGGAGGCGGTCCTGGACGACAGGAGGAAAGGGAAGAGAGAGGAGGGCAGAGGAGGGAGGATGGCGGGAGACCTCAGAGGGACCCTGCCGCCCCCCACATGAATGGTAAACACAACCAAGGCCCTCATGGGGGATCTGGAAGCTTCAGGGCCCAACAGGGGGGACACCAGCCAAATTCAGGATACGAGAGGAACCAGCCGCCGCCGGAGGAGAGCAATATGGTCCGTTGGAACATTGGGGATATGTGTGTGGCCAAATATTGGGAGGATAACGGG TTTTATAATGCAACCATCACTGCCATCCATCCAAGCGGTAAGACTTGCGTGGTGCACTTTCTAGAGTATGGGAACCAGGAGGAAGTGCTCGTGTCGGACATACACCCTCTGCCAAACCCATTTTTG GGAGGGATGCCACCCCCTCAGCAGTACCCGCCACCAAATGCCATGATGGTCCCTCAACCTTACCACGACAACAGAAATAATTTCAACAGAGGTGCGCAGCAGCGTTACAATCCGGATCAAGGCAACAATAACTTTTACCAAGGGGGCAGAAGATGA
- the LOC139979785 gene encoding mitochondrial disaggregase-like produces the protein MATSMVGRCLSNRYLFCLNSSTRRVIFISYFKTGNNFEQVRCKRDIQTCFKSRNKLNLSNTIRASPPTCNINIALALGVGALCVGLLETNRERWFQAARNGDVEEIKRLIKAGLDVNERHPLGWTALQVAAINGHERLVRLLLESGADINLGDDFMNVWQTSQEKKMNSLHVLITREDMFSDYMNNRANFQGCTALHYAVLVEDFAMVKLLLESGANPLQENVNGYTPVQYSRSQEMKKLLEGYVTKFEELEKQREMEERRRYPLEQRLKEHIIGQEGAIATVAATIRRKENGWMDDNHPLVFLFLGSSGIGKTELAKQIAKYIHKDVKKGFIRMDMSEYQQKHEVSKFIGSPPGYIGHDEGGQLTKQLKKCPNAVVLFDEVDKAHPDVLTIMLQLFDEGRLTDGKGKTIECKDAIFVMTSNLASDEIAGHGMQLRREADKIMKERQASLEGKMEMAEQVTISRKFKEEVVQPILKHHFGRDEFLGRINEMVYFLPFSRAELIKLVAKELDFWAKKAKERHDIDLSWDRQVLDLLADGYDVHYGARSIKHEVERRVVNQLAAAQEKQLIHTGCKLHISVDNPSGESSLTDRQTDKQTKQPMLRLQIISRGSKETIDLSSVPAPEKMGFSPFS, from the exons ATGGCGACCTCCATGGTTGGACGTTGTTTGTCCAACAGGTATTTATTTTGTCTCAACTCGTCAACAAGGAGGGTAATTTTCATTTCGTATTTCAAGACTGGAAATAATTTCGAGCAAGTGAGATGTAAACGCGACATACAAACCTGTTTCAAGAGCAGGAACAAACTTAATCTCTCCAATACGATTCGAGCGAGTCCGCCGACCTGTAACATTAATATTGCCTTAGCATTGGGTGTTGGTGCCCTGTGTGTCGGGCTATTAGAGACGA ATAGAGAGAGATGGTTCCAAGCTGCTAGAAATGGTGATGTTGAGGAAATCAAAAG ACTTATTAAGGCAGGTTTGGATGTCAACGAAAGACATCCCCTGGGATGGACAGCATTGCAGGTAGCTGCCATAAATGGTCATGAGAG ATTGGTGAGGCTCCTTTTAGAATCTGGGGCAGATATTAACCTTGGTGATGACTTTATGAATGTTTGGCAGACATcgcaagaaaagaaaatgaattctCTGCATG TATTGATAACCAGAGAGGATATGTTCTCAGACTACATGAACAACCGAGCTAATTTCCAGGGTTGCACAGCTCTTCACTACGCAGTACTGGTTGAAGATTTTGCCATGGTCAAACTCCTCTTAGAAAGTG GTGCCAACCCTCTACAAGAAAACGTAAACGGTTACACGCCCGTCCAGTATTCGAGAAGCCAAGAAATGAAAAAGCTGTTGGAGGGTTATGTTACAAAG TTTGAAGAACTAGAGAAACAAAGAGAAATGGAGGAGAGGAGGCGGTACCCACTGGAACAAAGACTAAAGGAGCATATCATTGGTCAGGAAGGTGCCATAGCAACAGTAGCTGCaa CAATCAGACGTAAAGAGAACGGCTGGATGGATGACAACCATCCTCTCGTCTTCCTCTTTCTTGGTTCCTCTGGAATTG GAAAGACGGAGTTGGCCAAACAGATCGCTAAGTACATACACAAGGACGTCAAGAAGGGATTTATCCGAATGGACATGTCAGAATACCAACAGAAACATGAGGTCTCAAAATTCATCGGCTCACCCCCCGGTTACATCGGTCACGACGAGGGAGGTCAGTTGACCAAACAGTTGAAGAAATGTCCGAATGCAGTCGTGTTATTCGATGAGGTGGACAAGGCACATCCGGACGTACTAACGATCATGTTACAACTGTTCGATGAG GGTCGACTGACGGATGGAAAGGGAAAGACCATCGAATGCAAAGATGCAATTTTTGTGATGACGTCCAACCTAGCTAGCGATGAGATTGCTGGTCACGGGATGCAGCTGAGGAGAGAAGCCGACAAGATAATGAAGGAGAGACAAGCATCGTTAGAAG GAAAGATGGAAATGGCCGAACAGGTCACCATTTCCAGGAAATTCAAAGAGGAAGTGGTCCAACCGATCCTGAAACACCATTTTGGAAGAGACGAGTTCCTCGGTCGCATAAACGAGATGGTCTATTTTCTCCCGTTTTCAAGAGCAGAGCTGATTAAACTGGTCGCAAAAGAACTTGACTTTTGGGCTAAAAAG GCTAAAGAGAGACATGACATCGACCTAAGCTGGGACCGTCAGGTCTTGGACCTTCTTGCAGATGGATATGATGTCCACTACGGAGCTAGATCCATAAAACATGAG GTTGAGAGAAGAGTTGTCAACCAGCTTGCAGCTGCTCAGGAGAAACAGTTGATCCACACCGGCTGTAAACTTCACATTTCAGTGGATAACCCATCGGGAGAATCATCattaacagacagacagaccgaCAAACAGACTAAACAACCCATGCTGAGGCTGCAGATAATTAGCAGAGGTTCCAAAGAAACAATTGACCTTTCTTCAGTACCTGCTCCAGAAAAAATGGGATTCTCACCATTTTCATGA
- the LOC139979529 gene encoding glucosamine-6-phosphate deaminase 2-like, giving the protein MRLVILEEYDKASEWAAKYVRNRILEFKPGPEKFFTLGLPTGSTPLGMYKKLIEFHKSGKLSFKYVKTFNMDEYVGLAKDHPESYHNYMWENFFKHIDIDPKNVHIPDGNAEDLDEECRKYEEEITKAGGVELFVGGIGPDGHIAFNEPGSSLVSRTRVKTLAQDTIIANARFFNNDILKVPTMALTVGVGTVMDAREVMVIITGAHKSYALYKAIEEGVSHMWTVSAFQQHPRAIFVCDEDATLELRVKTVKYFNSLMYVHNKLVEDNDESLNEVKRQKLK; this is encoded by the exons ATGCGGCTTGTGATATTGGAAGAGTATGATAAGGCCAGTGAGTGGGCAGCCAAATATGTCCGCAACAGAATTTTAGAATTTAAACCTGGACCTGAAAAATTCTTCACTCTTGGATTACCAACAG GAAGTACACCACTGGGTATGTACAAGAAGCTGATAGAATTCCACAAATCCGGCAAGCTTTCGTTCAAGTATGTAAAAACCTTCAACATGGACGAATATGTCGGCTTAGCTAAGGACCACCCAGAGAGTTACCATAACTACATGTGGGAAAATTTCTTCAAGCACATAGACATTGACCCAAAGAACGTCCACATCCCTGATGGGAATGCCGAGGATCTGGACGAGGAATGCAGGAAGTATGAAGAGGAAATAACCAAAGCGGGTGGCGTCGAACTATTTGTGGGAG GTATTGGTCCTGATGGTCACATTGCCTTCAACGAGCCTGGTTCCAGCTTAGTGTCGAGAACGAGAGTTAAAACCTTAGCCCAGGACACAATCATTGCGAATGCACGTTTCTTTAATAACGACATTCTGAAGGTTCCAACCATGGCTTTGACCGTCGGTGTCGGGACAGTGATGGATGCTAGAgag GTTATGGTCATAATTACTGGTGCTCACAAGTCGTACGCTCTGTATAAAGCCATCGAGGAAGGAGTCAGCCACATGTGGACTGTGTCGGCCTTTCAGCAACACCCGAGGGCGATATTCGTTTGTGATGAAGATGCTACTCTGGAACTGCGAGTGAAGACCGTGAAGTACTTCAACAGCCTGATGTACGTCCACAACAAACTAGTGGAGGACAATGACGAGAGTTTAAACGAGGTGAAGAGGCAGAAACTGAAGTGA
- the LOC139979528 gene encoding tudor domain-containing protein 3-like isoform X2, which yields MNTAPGTKLLIKGRLLLKQGLMLLDQNNTKVLGGHVDEMVERWKLAKKLSQFTRAIKVEGAPPPWVPFGQRKNMAASHRNDHSGKGGKKSLETTQKDLTETDKAFEEQRKAAIQEVGKHQSKKFGGGKAVPSNQDRMKESRKAYEEKQEVKQVGPANKPNTTQGIYRSLSNDSNKPDEGDIQKITAMGFEREASITALMNSNGNVDGAIDSLLSGGGGGGGGGGGDDRDSRFGDNQGGYRGGGRNFDSRGSGRNFDSRGSGRNFDSRGSGRNFDSRGSGRGFDSRRGGRGGSDSRGRNFEGRGRGRGSDNRRRRGDEDQDEDYPSQPSGGTTLFDFLESKLGKDSNKDAYSAPSSGGNQRPRNYAKEQPNSVRDSGIRFVHGGAEREKEDNRRGGGGGGGGGGGGRGGGGGGGRYDKGTRDDSGPRSNQEHNNPRGPQNDRRTNPRRTDTRPPSDRGGGGGGANRSRHDKGATTNNQRSNQYTLPPRFQKLQEVEPKKGGGPGRQEEREERGGQRREDGGRPQRDPAAPHMNGKHNQGPHGGSGSFRAQQGGHQPNSGYERNQPPPEESNMVRWNIGDMCVAKYWEDNGFYNATITAIHPSGKTCVVHFLEYGNQEEVLVSDIHPLPNPFLGGMPPPQQYPPPNAMMVPQPYHDNRNNFNRGAQQRYNPDQGNNNFYQGGRR from the exons ATGAACACAGCACCAGGTACGAAGCTTCTAATCAAAGGAAGATTACTTCTGAAGCAAGGACTGATGCTCTTAGATCAGAACAACACCAAAGTACTGGGCGGCCATGTCGATGAAATGGTGGAAAGATGGAAACTTGCTAAG AAATTATCTCAGTTTACCAGGGCCATTAAAGTCGAAGGTGCTCCTCCACCATGGGTCCCTTTTGGCCAAAGAAAAAACATGGCAGCTTCTCACAGAAATGACCACAGTGGGAAAG GAGGTAAGAAATCTTTGGAAACCACCCAGAAAGACCTAACCGAGACGGACAAAGCTTTCGAGGAGCAGAGGAAAGCGGCGATTCAGGAAGTCGGAAAGCACCAGAGCAAGAAGTTTGGAGGCGGGAAAGCGGTGCCGTCTAATCAAGACAGGATGAAGGAATCTAGAAAGGCGTACGAGGAGAAGCAGGAAGTCAAGCAAGTAGGACCAGCCAATAAACCGAATACAACTCAGGGAATATACAGGAGTTTATCAAATGAT AGCAATAAACCGGATGAGGGGGATATTCAGAAGATCACTGCTATGGGATTTGAGAGAGAGGCATCAATAACAGCTCTGATGAACAGTAATGGGAATGTGGATGGAGCCATAGACAGCCTACTaagtggaggagggggtggaggagggggtggaggaggag ACGACAGGGACTCGAGGTTTGGAGACAATCAAGGCGGTTACAGAGGTGGCGGTCGAAATTTCGATTCTAGAGGCAGCGGTCGAAACTTTGATTCTAGAGGCAGCGGTCGAAACTTTGATTCTAGAGGCAGTGGTCGAAACTTTGACTCTAGAGGAAGCGGCCGGGGTTTCGATAGCAGAAGAGGAGGAAGGGGTGGTTCGGATTCAAGGGGTAGGAATTTTGAGGGAAGAGGCCGAGGAAGAGGGTCTGACAATCGTCGGAGGAGAGGAGACGAGGATCAAGATGAGGATTACCCATCTCAACCGTCCGGTGGAACCACCTTGTTTGATTTCTTGGAATCAAAGCTTGGTAAAGATTCAAACAAAG ATGCTTACAGTGCTCCTTCCAGCGGCGGAAATCAGAGACCACGAAACTATGCAAAAGAACAACCAAATTCTGTACGAGATTCAGGAATCAGATTTGTTCACGGGGGAGcagagagagaaaaggaggaTAAcaggagaggaggaggaggaggaggaggaggaggaggaggaggaagaggaggaggaggaggaggaggaaggtatGACAAAGGGACCAGAGACGATTCTGGTCCAAGGTCCAATCAAGAACATAACAATCCTAGGGGCCCCCAAAATGACCGGAGGACCAACCCTAGAAGAACCGATACTCGTCCTCCGAGCGAtcgaggaggaggtggaggaggggcGAACAGGTCCAGGCACGACAAAGGCGCGACTACAAATAACCAAAGAAGTAACCAATATACCCTTCCCCCAAGGTTCCAAAAACTGCAAGAGGTTGAACCCAAGAAAGGAGGCGGTCCTGGACGACAGGAGGAAAGGGAAGAGAGAGGAGGGCAGAGGAGGGAGGATGGCGGGAGACCTCAGAGGGACCCTGCCGCCCCCCACATGAATGGTAAACACAACCAAGGCCCTCATGGGGGATCTGGAAGCTTCAGGGCCCAACAGGGGGGACACCAGCCAAATTCAGGATACGAGAGGAACCAGCCGCCGCCGGAGGAGAGCAATATGGTCCGTTGGAACATTGGGGATATGTGTGTGGCCAAATATTGGGAGGATAACGGG TTTTATAATGCAACCATCACTGCCATCCATCCAAGCGGTAAGACTTGCGTGGTGCACTTTCTAGAGTATGGGAACCAGGAGGAAGTGCTCGTGTCGGACATACACCCTCTGCCAAACCCATTTTTG GGAGGGATGCCACCCCCTCAGCAGTACCCGCCACCAAATGCCATGATGGTCCCTCAACCTTACCACGACAACAGAAATAATTTCAACAGAGGTGCGCAGCAGCGTTACAATCCGGATCAAGGCAACAATAACTTTTACCAAGGGGGCAGAAGATGA